The Pseudomonas sp. HR96 genome contains the following window.
GGCAGCACGTCAGATCAGCAGCCATTTGATTACCGGGGATACGTGGAGCAGTGCCCGGCAGGTCGCTGCTCAGACGGGCATTGAGAACATTCATGCCCAGGTACTGCCGGCCGAAAAGGCGGCCGTCGTTGCAGGCCTCAAGGCGAAGGGCACACGGGTGGCCATGGTCGGCGACGGTATCAATGATGCGCCCGCCCTGGCGGCTGCCGATGTCGGCATTGCCATGGGCAGCGGTACCGATGTGGCCATGCATGCTGCCGGAATCACCCTACTGCGCAGTGATCCACGACTTGTACCGGCAGCGCTGGATATCGCCCGGTGCACCTACCGCAAAATCCGCCAAAATCTGTTCTGGGCCTTCGTCTATAACGTGATCGGCATCCCATTGGCAGCGTTCGGTCTGCTCGATCCGGTTTTTGCCGGCGCAGCCATGGCCTTTTCAAGCGTAAGCGTGGTGAGCAATGCCCTGCTGCTCAAACGCTGGCAACCGGCATTGGAGGACACACCCTGAACATCAGCCAAGCTGCACACGCCAGTGGGCTGACGCCCAAGATGCTGCGCTATTACGAAAGCATTGGTTTGCTTGAGCCTGCCATACGAACAGCAAGCGGTTATCGCCAGTACCGGCCTGCCGATCTGGATACCCTGGCTTTTCTCAAACGTGCTCGAGACCTGGGCTTTTCCTTGGAGGAAGTCGGCACCCTGCTCGAACTGCAACGCGACCGACACCGTGCCAGTGCCGACGTAAAAGCGCTGGCCAATGCTCATGTGCAGGACTTGAACCGCAAAATCGAGGAGTTCATCAGCCTGCGCGATACGCTGCAGGCCTTGATCAATGAATGCCAGGGCAACAACGATTCTACCTGCGCCATTCTCGACTCGCTGGCCGGAGTCGAGGGCAAATAGCGCAAAGCCCTGATGTCAGGCCAGCCAGCGTGTTAAGCCAGGCGCCCTGCACTTGCGGTACCTACGAATCAGGGTACGTTCAGGCACTCAGATCTTCAATCGTCGCGCTCGAATACGGTGAGCCTGGAGGAGGAAATAGCATGTTGGAATCAGTAGCATCGATAGCAGCGGTGCGGTAAGCATACCCCCTATCATCGGTGCTGCTATGCGCTTCATGATCTCCGAACCGGCCCCTGACCCCCAGAGTATGGGCAGCAGCCCCGCGATGATCACGGCTACCGTCATCGCCTTGGGCCTCACCCTGAGCACTGCGCCTTCCTTGATAGCTTCTGTCAAATCCTGCTCGGTTCCATGTCCTGCTGCGAGGCGGGGCGACCAGGCGCTGCGCAGGTACACCAGCATGATGACGCCAAACTCGGCAGAAACGCCGGCAAGGGCGATGAAGCCCACGCCTGTAGCGATGGACAGGTTATAACCCAGGACATACAACAGCCAGATCCCACCGGACAACGCAAAAGGCAGCGTTGCCATGATGAGTACCGCCTCGCTGGCCGTACCGAAGGTGAAGTACAGCAACACGAAAATGATCGCCAGTGTAGCCGGTATCACCCACAGCAGGCGCTGGTTTGCCCGCTCTAGGTACTCGAACTGACCCGAGTACGAGACAGTGAGGCCGGGGGCGAGTTGGACCCGGGATGCTATCTGTGTCTGAAGCTCTTTCACTGTCGTGGCAAGGTCGCGCCCACGCACGTCCACATAGACCCAACCCGAAAGCCGGCCATTTTCGCTACGCAGCATCGGTGGGCCGTCGGTGATGCTGACATCTGCCACCATCGATAGGGTAATTTGCTGGCCGCTGCTGGTGACGACGGGGAGCCCTTTTAGCGCCTGTGCCGTATCTCGCCATTCGCGTCCGTAGCGCAGGTTTATAGGGTATCTGGCGAGCCCCTCTACGACTTCGCCGATGTTGCTTCCGCCAATGGCACCGGAAACCACTGCCTGCACATCACTGATATTCATGCCATAACGCGCTGCGGCCTGGCGATTGATACGTACGTCTACGTAGCGTCCTCCTGTCAGCCGTTCCGCCAGTGCGGATTGGACGCCGGCGACTTGCTTGGCCACGGCCTCGATCTGTTGAGTTGCCTGGTCTATCTGCGCAAGCGAGGTGCCCGCGACCTTGATCCCTACCGGGCTTTTAACGCCCGTGGCAAGCATGTCGATGCGGTTGCGAATGGGGGGCACCCAAATGTTCGAAAGGCCTGGGACCTGTACCGCCTTGTCCAGCGCCTCGATCAGCTTTTCAGGGGTCATCCCGGCTCGCCATTGCTCCTTGGGCTTGAACCGTACAGTAGTCTCGAACATTTCCAACGGCGCCGGATCGGTAGCTGAATCCGCACGTCCCGCCTTGCCGAATACCCGATCCACTTCAGGAACTGTGAGGATCATTCGGTCAGTAAGTTGGAGTAGCTGGCTCGCCTTGCTGGCCGATAAACCAGGCAAGGCCGATGGCATGTACAGCAAATCGCCTTCATCCATTTGAGGAAGAAATTCTCCCCCTAGTCGGCTTAAAGGCCAAAGCGTCGAGAGAAACACCAGGGCGGCGATAAGCAAGGTGAGTTTTGGCCACGCCAGAACCGTGTCGATTGCCGGGCGGTACACCGCGATCAGCCCGCGGTTGAGAGGGTTCTGATGCTCGGATGGAATCCTTCCCCGGATCCAGTAACCCATCAGCACGGGGACCAGCGTCACCGAGAGCCCTGCCGCGCCTGCCATTGCATAGGTCTTGGTGAAGGCCAAGGGCCCAAATAGCTTGCCTTCCTGGGCCTGCAGCGTAAAAACAGGCAAGAAAGACAACGTAATCACCAGCAGGCTGAAAAACACAGCCGGCCCGATCTCGGCAGCGGCTTGAGCGATTACGTGCCAGTGAGCCTGGCCTTCCAGCGGCTCCCCAGGATGCTGCTGCTGCCACGCTTCGATGTGTTTGTGCGCATTTTCGATCATCACTACTGCAGCATCGACCATCGCTCCGATGGCGATCGCAATCCCCCCCAGTGACATGATGTTGGCATTGACGCCCTGGTAGTGCATCACAAGAAAGGCAACCAAGATGCCCAGGGGCAAGGTCACGATGGCCACCAGCGAGGAACGTACGTGCCAGAGGAAGACTAGGCAGATCAGCGCGACCACCCCAAATTCTTCAAGCAGCTTGAAACCCAGATTGCTGACGGCGCGATCGATAAGCTGTGAGCGGTCATAGGTCGTGACTATTTCAACCCCAGCCGGCAGGCTGCTGCGCAAGTTTTCTAGCTTCTCCCTAACGGCAATCAGGGTATCGCGTGCATTCTTGCCGGAGCGCAAAAGAATGACCCCGCCCACAACCTCACCTCTGCCGTCCAGCTCAGCAACGCCGCGCCGCATTTCAGGCCCAAGCTGGATATTGGCAACTTGCCCGAGCAACACCGGGATGCCATTGCGAGAGGTCCGAAGAGGAATGTTGTTGAAGTCCTCCAGGCTTTCCAGATAGCCGGACGCCCTGACCATGTACTCCCTTTCGGCCATCTCCAATACCGCACCACCCGCTTCCTGGTTGGCGCCCTGGATGGCCTGGGTCACTTCCTGTTGGGTTACTCCGTACGCTGCCAGCTTCAGGGGATCGAGTACCACCTGGTACTGTTTGACCATGCCGCCGATTGTCGCGACTTCAGCCACGTTAGGGAGGGACTTGAGCTCGTACCGAAGGAACCAGTCCTGGATCGACCGTAACTGAGCGAGGTCATGGCTACCCGAGCGGTCAACGAGCGCATATTGGTAAATCCAACCCACGCCCGTTGCATCAGGCCCCAGACTAGGCGTAACGCCTTTTGGCATGCGCGCCTGCGCTTGGCTGAGGTACTCCAACACCCTTGATCGCGCCCAGTACAGGTCAGTCCCGTCTTCAAAGAGCACATAGACAAACGAGTCGCCAAAGAACGAGTAACCTCGGACCGTCCTTGCGCCTGGCACCGAAAGCATCATCGTGGTCAGAGGGTAGGTCACCTGATTCTCCACAAGCTGTGGAGCCTGACCGGGATAGCTGGTTCGAATGATGACTTGGGTATCAGACAAATCAGGCAGCGCGTCCAGTGGTGTGTTGCGCACGGCCCAGAGCCCTGCGGCTACCACGACGAGCGTAGCTAGCAACACCAGGAATCGGTTGGCGATAGACCAGTAGATCAGCCGGCGAATCATTGGCCAGTCTCCTGCTTGGAGAGCTGTTCAACGATAAGCCCAGCGTCGCTTTGGGAAATTCCAATGGCGACGTGATCACCCACCTTGAGCCCTTTAGCCACGTCCGGCCTCGCCAGTGGGAAGGTCATGGTCATGCCGGGCATGCCAAGACTTTGGAACGGGCCATGGGCCAGTGTGACGGTCTCGCTGTCCAGGTCAATGATCTGACCCGTACTTGTGTGCCATTGCGCTCCCTCTGAGGGGCCCTCACGCGCGAGCAGGCCTTGGAGGCTCGCTTCCGAATCAAGCAGAAATTGCCCTGAACTGACTACCTCATCTCCTTCGGCCAGGCCCTTGACGATTTCTGCTTGTCCCCCAGATTCTTTGCCCAGTTCGACCACCTGCGGTCGATATCGCCCCTCGGGTAACGCAACCATGACGAAGGACCGCTTACCGCTGCGGATTACGGCTTCGCTCGGGGCTAGGAGTACAGAGGGCTGCTCTTCACCCTGCAGGCGAACCTGAGCGTACATGCCTGGACGAAGCTTCCCGTTTGCATTGGGTAGTTCAGCGCGCACCGTGACCGTCCGCGTTGCGCTGTCAGCGGAGGGCAACATGGCAATGATCTTTCCCTGTATAGCTTGGCCAGGCCAGGCGACGAAAAAGGCAGAAATGGGGTTGCCCACCGCCACACTGGATGTCAGAGCCTCAGGTACGGAGATGTCCAGCCATACCCTCGAAAGCCCATTGATCCGAGCCAGGTCCTGGCCTTTGGAGATAGCCATTCCGGCCTTGGCGTCGAGGGTCAGCAGCTCACCGGCGATGGGCATCACGATAGTTTGTACGGCAGCCGCTCGGCCGGTGCGGTCTACAGCTGCAATGGTGGATCCGGGCATTCCCAGCAAGCGAAGGCGTTCTTTCGCAGCGGCAGTGAGCTGAGAGTCTCCGGTCTGTTTTACAGCCAGGTATTCAAGCTGCGCAGCGGACCACTGAGGGATGAGCAGGTCTACAAGCGGTGTGCCGGCGGCTAATACGTCGCCCGGAGCCCGGCCGTAGACCTTATCAACGTAGGCGTCGGCACGGGCCTGGACCGTGGCCAGCTCCCGCTGGCTGTATCCCAAAGTGCCGGCGGCATCAATGCTTGATGGCAATGCCCCGCGTTGCACCCGCACGGTTCGAACACCCAGGCTTTGCACTGTTCCTGCCGCCAGTCCCAAGGATGTTGACGCTTGCTCATCGGCGTATTTTGGAACCAGGGCCATGTCCATGAACGGCGATCGACCGGGCTTATCAAAATGCTGGTCTGGCTTCATGGGGTCATACCAATACAGCGCGTTGCGCGCTTGGGTCGTGGTAGTGCCAGGTTCGACAGCTGTCGATTCGCTTGCCGTGCCGAGCCAAAAGCCAAGCAGAGCCCCCACGCCTACCAGGCAGGCGGCGGACAACGTACCCATCACGTATGAGCCCTTCATTGCGCGCCCTCCGCGTAGGCAAAGAAGAGTTTGGCGGTCAGAACCGACAGCTCTTCCTCCAACCCGACCTTGCGCAAAGTCGCTTCAATCAGCTGCCGGCGCGCAGAAACGACCGTGCCGATGTCAGCGCTGCCAGCCTTGTAAGCCACCATTTCCAAGGAGAACCTACGCTGGGCCAGCGGTATAGCGCTCTCGGTGCTTCGCCTGAGTACCGCACGTAAGCGATCCTGTTCAGCCAGCCCCGATTCCAACTCCATCTGGTGACTGCGTAACATCACTTCCTGTTCTTGCTCCATGCGCGAGAGGTTCTTTTCCCTTGATGTGATTCGCGGCCCTTGCCTGGCCCCGGTGAACAGTGGAAGGTCGAACGTCACCTGTAGGCTGACCATATCGCCGAATCGCTTGTCGCGGTTGCCATAACCAAGCTCCACGCCCCAGTCGGGCTTTTTCTCGGCGACTGCTTCGCCCAGCTCGGCCTTGGCCTCACCGACCCGAGCGGCGGCGGCCTGGATATCGGGATGATGGGCCAGACCATGCTGGCTATGAGTAGCTGACCACTCCAATACAGGCGCCGACCCAGCCAAGGGCTGGTCACCTTGCGCACCCAGGAACTGGCGCAATTGTGCCCTGGCGCCGGCTACACCACTGATCAGCTGATCGCGCCTGTCTTCAAGGTCCAACGTCTCTTGTTCGAGCGCCACGGCGTCAGCAGGCTTTGCTGTTCCCCCGGCAATCAGCGCAGGTACCGTGGAGCGTTGTAGGTTGAGCTGTTTCAACAGGTCATCAAAAGCGGAAAAGCGTTGCTGAGCATAAAAGAGCCTCAGCCAACTGGCGGCAACGTCCTGCTTGACCTTGATCAGAGCCTGGCGCTGCTCGGCTTGCGCAAGCTCAGCGAAGGCTTCAGCCGAATGGCGCCGTGCACGGCGCTTGTCGCTGTTAGGAACTTCTTGCATAACCCCGATCCGACGCATCGTCATTGAGTCGTCGTCCAATGAGTAGCGCTGCTGCCCTTCTACGGGCAAGTTATCGATGCCCAGAAAGAGCTTGGGATTAGGTAGCGCATCAGCGGGGCGAATGGCGGCATTTGCCGACGCGACCTGAGCGGCCCTGGCTAGATTTTCAGGGGCCATTGTCTCTGCCAGCTTCAGCGCATAATCGAAAGTAAGGGCGTCAGCCAGGGCCGGCTGGGCCGCAGTTACAAGTAGCAAGAGTGCAAGCGCGCTAGATATGCCAGCGGCAAAAGCGGGACGAACAGGCATGACCTGCCTCCATGCGAAACCAATGTATACGCAGACCCGGCGGTATTGCGCCGTTGGTAATGCGCTCGGACAAAGGAATTACACGAAGCGTGGTGGACGCCAAGGCGTAGCGAAGGCCTCTTGAGGCGCTGGCCTAGCTACGCAGGCGTGAACTGGCAGGGGGCCCGGCTTTGGGATTTGTAGGATGAACAGGCTGATCAGAGAGCTGGTTTTGCAATCCTGTCCCCATTTGCATGGCGCTGTCTGGCTATCCTTGACCTTTTTCTCCATATCCGCACACGGTGTCTGAGCGCGCTTTTGGACTACTTGCATTGGACATGGCTCCGCTGGCAGCGGCCCGCCACCCTGGCCATAAGCGGGGAGAAGAAGACTTAGAATAAGCGCAAGTACAAAAACCACGCGAGCCATAGGATTCCATGAAGCGGGCCAAACCATTGGCTGTCACCGAGGCTGATTATAGAGCGAAACGCTTGCTGGGCCAGCTATAGCGCGCCTTGCTTACAGCATTGTAATGGGGTCTAGGCAGCTTCGAAGATATCCTTGAAGGATTCCATTCCAGGTGACTATTCCAGCAGCCCCTTGCCAAAGGGCCTGGCTTCAATCAGGAGCAACGATGAAAAGAAAGACGATCATGACCTTGGCGGCCCTGCTTATCGCGAGTACCGCTCAGGCGGCGGAGACGCTTGAGGTCGATGTCCACCGTGATGCCAATTGCGGGTGCTGCAAAGGCTGGATCAAGCACCTGGAGGCTGAGCGCTTCACCGTAAATGACCAGGTGGAGCAAGACATGACTGCTGTGAAGGGGCAGCTTGGTGTGCCGCAGGGACTGCGCTCGTGCCATACCGCTGTCATCAACGGGCGCTTCGTGGAAGGGCATGTGCCGGCAGAACAGCTCAAAGCGCTGAACACGCGTACAGACCTAGTGGGGATTGCGGTCCCAGGCATGCCGCCGGGTTCTCCGGGCATGGAGCAGGGCACTGCCCGGCACGCTTACAAGGTCATCGGGGTAACTATTGCCGGACAGCAGGAAACGGTCGCAGCGTACGATGCCAGGCCTTGAAGGGTTCCATACAAGCCACTCCGCAAGAGGAGTCGCCTGGCTCTTCTTAGCATCTGAGCCAGGCTAATGCACAGCCAGTAGCGCAAACTATTGCATCGCCATCTCCACCTCCGGGCTGAGCGTACCCAGCCAGGCGATCAGCCCAAGAACAACCACCGCTGCAGCAAGCTCTGTGGCCATACTCCAACGCAAGGCCTTGGCGGCCCCGGTGTAGTCCCCGTGCCCAATGGAATGCTCAAGGTGAGGGCTGAGCCGAAAGCGGTTCAACGAGGCCAAACCAATCATTGCCGTAAACAGCACCAGTTTAGCCATCAGCAACCACCCGTACGTGGTATCAGCCAGGCTGTCCAACTGGGGGCCAACGATGAACAGGTAGTTGACTATCCCTGTGACCAGGATGGTCGCGACGATGACACCACCTGCTGATTCAAAGCCGGTTAGCGTCCGCGCCAGGATCTTCACAGAACCGTGGTTATCTACCTTTTTAGCTCGCAGCAGTAAGGCAAAGGCCACCAGAGCACCTACCCAGCCGCCTGCGGCAAACAAATGCACGATGTCGGTCGCAAAATGCCAGAAACGGCGACTTCCTTCATCCATAGCACCGTGGCCCGTCCAGGCCAGTGTGGCCAAGGCAACCCCGCTGAGTGCTGTGACCACCCAAAGACTGCCTGTCGGGCTGCGGCTGGTTAGCAGACCAGCGACCGCTATCATGGCAAGGGCCGCCATGCGTACGTTCCAGGAAAAACCCACCTCGGTTTCTGCCAGCATCATTTTGAGATGAGGGAAAAGCTCCTCCCACTCAGTAGCACCACTCATGGCCTTAGTCATCTGCAACAGCGCGGCAAGGGACAGCAACGCTCCCAGCACGGCTGTCCCGGTGAGTAATAGCTTGAAGTTCAGCACCGCGCCTGACTGGCGCTCCGTTCCCCTCAAGCTGTACAGGCCGAAAAGGGCCAAGCCAAACAACACCATCAGGTCGGTATAAAGCGCAAAACGAAGCGCGATGCTGAGTGGATCGGCCATGCTTATTTCACCTTGAAGGTGACGTTGCCTGTAATGGGATGGGTATCGGACGAGACCGCGCGCCATTCCACCTTATAGCTGCCCGTCGTGAGCGGCGACGCTGGGGTAATGACCATCGTCTTAGGATCGCTGCCAGCGGCCACGCTTGCTTTTACCGACATAGGGGAATTAGGCATGCCAGGCATGTCCGTCATGATCAGCTTGGCACCGGAAAACTGGGTGACCAAGTTTTCCGAGAAATGAAGCTCGACCTTCTCCGGCGCAGCACCATCAGCCCCTTGCGCAGGCGTGGAAGACACAAGCTTCGGATGGGCTTGAGCCAGGGCGCTTGCCAGCATGCCGGCAGCAAGAAGGGTGGCGATACCTGTGGACTTCAAGAGAGACATAAAACGCTCCTCACAGCGGATGGCTGTTCGATTGGGGTAATTACTGGGTGAATGTAGCGGTTAGAACCACAGGCGCACGCCGAGAACCAGGCGGGCTTCACTACGATCCTCACCCTCGTCGCGGGCATAATCGGCCGTGTTCCCATATGACCGGTTCCAGGTCACACCAATGTAGGGGGCAAACTCGCGGCGGATTTCGTAGCGCAGTCGTACGCCGACTTCACTCTCGGCCAGACCCGCACCGGTACCCCTCTGTGGGTCATTCTTGCCGTAGAAATTGACCTCGGCAGTAGGCTGCAGGATGAGTCGATTGGTCAGAAGGATGTCGTAGTCACCTTCAAGGCGCATGGCTGTTTGGCCGCCTTCGCCAATAAAGACCGTAGCCTCGGCTTCGAAGTTGTACAGCGCCAGGCCTTGAAGACCAAAAGCGGCCCAGGTCTGCGGATCTCCTGGCTTGAAATCCTGGCGAACGCCTGTCACAACATCCCACCAGGGGCCAACAGCATGGCCCCAGAGGGCCTGAACTTCCGCTTCTTCGGTTTTGCCATTGAGCCGCTCACCTTCCGAGCGCACCCACAGTCTGTCGATGTCGCCACCAGCCCAACCGGTGAAATCCCAGTTCAGCGCGCTGCCGCCGTCAGCGTCCTGCCATTCAAGCTGATCGAACAGGAGCATGTAGTTGATCGACTCATCATGCACCGTGTGGCCCGCGTCCGATTTATAGACGGCGGCGCGGTCCGCTGCGTTAATCGCGGGGATGGGCGTACGGCTCTGAGTCGGAGCAGGCTTTTGGGGGGACGAGGCCATGCTCGTCATGGAGTCATCCATACCCTGCATCTGGCTGTGGTCCATACCCTGCATCTGGCTATGATCCATCCCCTGCATGGTGTCTTCCGCTGCCGCATAGGCAAATGGGGCCAGCATCAGGCTCGTTGTGATCGCCAGACGCTTCCCATTGCGGGCTAGTAATGTGTCCATACCTGTCATTCCTCTACCCGGACTTCACGGAACATGCCCATCTCCATGTGGAACAGGAGATGGCAGTGATAGGCCCAACGGCCAAGCGCATCCGCGGTGACTCGATAACTGCGTTTGGAGCCAGGAGGCATGTCAATCGTGTGCTTGCGCACCATGAAGTTGCCGTTCTCGTCCTCGAGGTCGCTCCACATCCCGTGCAGGTGAATGGGGTGGGTCATCATGGTGTCGTTTACCAGTACCACGCGCACTCGCTCGCCATATTTCAATCGCAGGGGCTCAGCATCAGCGAACTTGACCCCATTGAATGACCAGGCGAATTTTTCCATATGGCCTGTCAGGTGCAGCTCGATTGTTCGCCCGGGCTCTCGGCCGTCCGGGTCTTCAAAGGTGCTTCGCAAATCAGAATACGTAAGCACCCGACGACCGTTATTGCGCAGGCCTAATCCGGGATCATCCAATTTAGGCGTAGGACTCATGGCCTGCATGTCAACCAACGGGTTGTCCTTCTCGGTAGCCGGGTGGGCTTGCATCGGCATGTCACCCATGCCTGACATCCCCGCCATGCCGGCCATGTCTCCCATGGACCCGTGGTCCATGCCTGACATTTTGCTATGGTCCATGCCCTGCGTCTGCCCGCCGTCCATGCCCTGCATGGGTGCGCCAGACATACTGTCCATGCCCTTGTCCCCTGCGCCCATTGCGCCGTGGTCCATTCCCTCCATGCCTTGCATGCTGCCCATGTCGCCCATCGAACCGTGATCCATACCGCCCATACCCATGTCCGCCATGGTCACCAGTGGTCGAGG
Protein-coding sequences here:
- a CDS encoding efflux RND transporter periplasmic adaptor subunit — translated: MKGSYVMGTLSAACLVGVGALLGFWLGTASESTAVEPGTTTTQARNALYWYDPMKPDQHFDKPGRSPFMDMALVPKYADEQASTSLGLAAGTVQSLGVRTVRVQRGALPSSIDAAGTLGYSQRELATVQARADAYVDKVYGRAPGDVLAAGTPLVDLLIPQWSAAQLEYLAVKQTGDSQLTAAAKERLRLLGMPGSTIAAVDRTGRAAAVQTIVMPIAGELLTLDAKAGMAISKGQDLARINGLSRVWLDISVPEALTSSVAVGNPISAFFVAWPGQAIQGKIIAMLPSADSATRTVTVRAELPNANGKLRPGMYAQVRLQGEEQPSVLLAPSEAVIRSGKRSFVMVALPEGRYRPQVVELGKESGGQAEIVKGLAEGDEVVSSGQFLLDSEASLQGLLAREGPSEGAQWHTSTGQIIDLDSETVTLAHGPFQSLGMPGMTMTFPLARPDVAKGLKVGDHVAIGISQSDAGLIVEQLSKQETGQ
- the cueR gene encoding Cu(I)-responsive transcriptional regulator; this encodes MNISQAAHASGLTPKMLRYYESIGLLEPAIRTASGYRQYRPADLDTLAFLKRARDLGFSLEEVGTLLELQRDRHRASADVKALANAHVQDLNRKIEEFISLRDTLQALINECQGNNDSTCAILDSLAGVEGK
- the copD gene encoding copper homeostasis membrane protein CopD — protein: MADPLSIALRFALYTDLMVLFGLALFGLYSLRGTERQSGAVLNFKLLLTGTAVLGALLSLAALLQMTKAMSGATEWEELFPHLKMMLAETEVGFSWNVRMAALAMIAVAGLLTSRSPTGSLWVVTALSGVALATLAWTGHGAMDEGSRRFWHFATDIVHLFAAGGWVGALVAFALLLRAKKVDNHGSVKILARTLTGFESAGGVIVATILVTGIVNYLFIVGPQLDSLADTTYGWLLMAKLVLFTAMIGLASLNRFRLSPHLEHSIGHGDYTGAAKALRWSMATELAAAVVVLGLIAWLGTLSPEVEMAMQ
- a CDS encoding TolC family protein, translated to MPVRPAFAAGISSALALLLLVTAAQPALADALTFDYALKLAETMAPENLARAAQVASANAAIRPADALPNPKLFLGIDNLPVEGQQRYSLDDDSMTMRRIGVMQEVPNSDKRRARRHSAEAFAELAQAEQRQALIKVKQDVAASWLRLFYAQQRFSAFDDLLKQLNLQRSTVPALIAGGTAKPADAVALEQETLDLEDRRDQLISGVAGARAQLRQFLGAQGDQPLAGSAPVLEWSATHSQHGLAHHPDIQAAAARVGEAKAELGEAVAEKKPDWGVELGYGNRDKRFGDMVSLQVTFDLPLFTGARQGPRITSREKNLSRMEQEQEVMLRSHQMELESGLAEQDRLRAVLRRSTESAIPLAQRRFSLEMVAYKAGSADIGTVVSARRQLIEATLRKVGLEEELSVLTAKLFFAYAEGAQ
- a CDS encoding DUF411 domain-containing protein, which translates into the protein MKRKTIMTLAALLIASTAQAAETLEVDVHRDANCGCCKGWIKHLEAERFTVNDQVEQDMTAVKGQLGVPQGLRSCHTAVINGRFVEGHVPAEQLKALNTRTDLVGIAVPGMPPGSPGMEQGTARHAYKVIGVTIAGQQETVAAYDARP
- a CDS encoding efflux RND transporter permease subunit; this encodes MIRRLIYWSIANRFLVLLATLVVVAAGLWAVRNTPLDALPDLSDTQVIIRTSYPGQAPQLVENQVTYPLTTMMLSVPGARTVRGYSFFGDSFVYVLFEDGTDLYWARSRVLEYLSQAQARMPKGVTPSLGPDATGVGWIYQYALVDRSGSHDLAQLRSIQDWFLRYELKSLPNVAEVATIGGMVKQYQVVLDPLKLAAYGVTQQEVTQAIQGANQEAGGAVLEMAEREYMVRASGYLESLEDFNNIPLRTSRNGIPVLLGQVANIQLGPEMRRGVAELDGRGEVVGGVILLRSGKNARDTLIAVREKLENLRSSLPAGVEIVTTYDRSQLIDRAVSNLGFKLLEEFGVVALICLVFLWHVRSSLVAIVTLPLGILVAFLVMHYQGVNANIMSLGGIAIAIGAMVDAAVVMIENAHKHIEAWQQQHPGEPLEGQAHWHVIAQAAAEIGPAVFFSLLVITLSFLPVFTLQAQEGKLFGPLAFTKTYAMAGAAGLSVTLVPVLMGYWIRGRIPSEHQNPLNRGLIAVYRPAIDTVLAWPKLTLLIAALVFLSTLWPLSRLGGEFLPQMDEGDLLYMPSALPGLSASKASQLLQLTDRMILTVPEVDRVFGKAGRADSATDPAPLEMFETTVRFKPKEQWRAGMTPEKLIEALDKAVQVPGLSNIWVPPIRNRIDMLATGVKSPVGIKVAGTSLAQIDQATQQIEAVAKQVAGVQSALAERLTGGRYVDVRINRQAAARYGMNISDVQAVVSGAIGGSNIGEVVEGLARYPINLRYGREWRDTAQALKGLPVVTSSGQQITLSMVADVSITDGPPMLRSENGRLSGWVYVDVRGRDLATTVKELQTQIASRVQLAPGLTVSYSGQFEYLERANQRLLWVIPATLAIIFVLLYFTFGTASEAVLIMATLPFALSGGIWLLYVLGYNLSIATGVGFIALAGVSAEFGVIMLVYLRSAWSPRLAAGHGTEQDLTEAIKEGAVLRVRPKAMTVAVIIAGLLPILWGSGAGSEIMKRIAAPMIGGMLTAPLLSMLLIPTCYFLLQAHRIRARRLKI
- the copC gene encoding copper homeostasis periplasmic binding protein CopC, producing MSLLKSTGIATLLAAGMLASALAQAHPKLVSSTPAQGADGAAPEKVELHFSENLVTQFSGAKLIMTDMPGMPNSPMSVKASVAAGSDPKTMVITPASPLTTGSYKVEWRAVSSDTHPITGNVTFKVK
- a CDS encoding copper resistance protein B — its product is MLAPFAYAAAEDTMQGMDHSQMQGMDHSQMQGMDDSMTSMASSPQKPAPTQSRTPIPAINAADRAAVYKSDAGHTVHDESINYMLLFDQLEWQDADGGSALNWDFTGWAGGDIDRLWVRSEGERLNGKTEEAEVQALWGHAVGPWWDVVTGVRQDFKPGDPQTWAAFGLQGLALYNFEAEATVFIGEGGQTAMRLEGDYDILLTNRLILQPTAEVNFYGKNDPQRGTGAGLAESEVGVRLRYEIRREFAPYIGVTWNRSYGNTADYARDEGEDRSEARLVLGVRLWF